In one window of Terriglobia bacterium DNA:
- a CDS encoding dihydroorotate dehydrogenase electron transfer subunit, whose product MQNDIVDVVANRPLTGGHFVLELYAPRQAQATRPGQFAMVRMLEHSDVLLRRPMSIFDVRASAANGKAARNGAALEIIQLLYKIVGRGTRLMALLKPGDQVELLAPLGHGFFEEEYLAVAQASDEILHVAGGIGIAALLLPARQIARAGLRQRLFFGGRTRDDLVGTEDFENYVEEIVLATENGSKGHQGFVTAPLEKYLAGHPNERFLLMACGPWAMLRATVDLARRYGHACLVSMENRMGCGLGVCLGCSIRVEGTGHAAYERVCTEGPVFCAERVIWEKEEIPKI is encoded by the coding sequence ATGCAAAACGACATTGTAGATGTTGTTGCGAATCGGCCGTTGACCGGCGGCCATTTCGTTCTGGAGCTGTATGCTCCGCGCCAGGCCCAGGCCACGCGGCCCGGGCAGTTCGCGATGGTCCGCATGCTGGAACACTCGGACGTGCTGCTGCGCCGCCCCATGAGCATCTTCGATGTCAGGGCCTCTGCTGCAAATGGCAAAGCGGCTCGGAACGGGGCTGCTCTGGAGATCATCCAGCTTCTCTACAAAATTGTCGGACGCGGAACGCGCCTGATGGCCCTGCTCAAGCCCGGCGACCAGGTGGAACTGCTGGCCCCGTTGGGCCACGGCTTTTTTGAGGAGGAATACCTGGCCGTCGCCCAGGCATCGGATGAAATTCTCCACGTCGCCGGCGGCATCGGCATCGCTGCGCTGCTGCTTCCGGCGCGACAGATCGCCAGAGCGGGCCTGCGCCAGAGACTTTTTTTTGGAGGCCGCACTCGCGACGACCTGGTGGGCACAGAGGATTTTGAGAACTACGTCGAGGAAATAGTCCTGGCAACAGAAAACGGCTCAAAGGGCCACCAGGGATTTGTGACCGCGCCGCTCGAGAAATATCTTGCCGGCCACCCGAACGAGAGATTTCTGCTGATGGCCTGTGGTCCCTGGGCGATGCTGCGCGCTACAGTCGATCTGGCGCGACGGTATGGACATGCCTGCCTGGTCTCGATGGAAAACCGCATGGGATGCGGCCTCGGTGTGTGCCTGGGATGCTCGATTCGCGTGGAAGGAACGGGTCATGCAGCCTACGAGCGAGTCTGCACTGAAGGTCCGGTGTTTTGCGCCGAACGCGTGATCTGGGAGAAAGAAGAGATTCCCAAAATCTAG
- a CDS encoding hemolysin family protein, whose protein sequence is MSFFLQWALILGLIAVNAFFVATEYALLSVRRSRLQQLVRMGNARAMLVQKILAYPSRLFSALQLGVTAASLLLGWLGEGMLAGDIRGLLDERVRHLAGPVSHGLATLIAFLLITGLLMVLGELAPKTIGYERAERVALIFALPLTVFMRVVRVPVVAMDRLASAVTRAVGVAASTGHGDLHSLEEVELIVTGVRKRGLLGEEQEEMIHSIFDLHRALVREIMVPRNQITSLPFSKDLRFLLDSIVKDQHSRVPIYEASPDHIIGVLYARDLLGVTLDRLSRHIPLDEPLDLMSLLHPPMIVPETMPLIKVLDEARRRRAHLALVVDEFGTFVGLVTIEDVLEQIVGEIQDEYDREEAAIKKVGDDVLVVDAALSLRELADDYEIVLPRGEGYETLAGFVLDCLGKIPKGGESFAYEGRVYTVVDMDGLRVSKVKIEKLGSKGDRPRVAPGRPKGTSA, encoded by the coding sequence ATGAGTTTTTTTTTACAATGGGCGCTGATTTTGGGCCTGATCGCGGTGAACGCATTTTTTGTGGCCACTGAATATGCGCTGCTGAGCGTCCGCCGCAGCCGTTTGCAGCAGCTTGTGCGGATGGGCAATGCGCGTGCCATGCTGGTCCAGAAAATCCTGGCCTATCCCAGCCGCCTGTTCTCCGCCCTGCAACTGGGCGTGACCGCCGCAAGTCTGCTGCTGGGCTGGCTGGGAGAGGGGATGCTGGCGGGAGATATTCGCGGTTTGCTGGACGAGCGGGTCCGCCATCTTGCCGGTCCCGTGTCGCACGGGCTTGCCACGCTGATTGCATTCCTGCTGATCACCGGCCTGCTGATGGTCCTGGGCGAGCTGGCGCCGAAGACCATCGGCTATGAGCGTGCCGAAAGGGTGGCGTTGATCTTTGCCCTGCCGCTTACCGTGTTCATGCGCGTAGTTCGCGTTCCCGTGGTGGCGATGGACCGCCTGGCGAGTGCCGTGACGCGGGCGGTTGGCGTTGCGGCGTCGACGGGGCATGGCGACCTGCACAGCCTGGAGGAAGTGGAACTGATCGTGACGGGAGTGCGCAAGCGCGGGCTGCTGGGCGAGGAACAGGAGGAGATGATCCACAGCATTTTCGATCTGCACCGCGCGCTGGTCCGCGAAATCATGGTGCCGAGGAATCAGATTACTTCGCTGCCTTTCAGCAAGGACCTCCGTTTTCTTCTGGACAGCATTGTCAAGGACCAGCACTCGCGCGTTCCCATCTACGAAGCTTCGCCGGACCACATCATTGGAGTGCTTTACGCCCGCGATCTGCTGGGAGTAACGCTCGACCGCCTCAGCCGTCATATTCCCCTCGATGAGCCGCTAGACCTGATGTCGCTGCTGCACCCGCCGATGATCGTCCCGGAAACGATGCCCCTCATCAAGGTGCTGGATGAGGCCCGCCGGCGCCGTGCGCACCTGGCCCTGGTGGTGGACGAGTTCGGCACTTTTGTGGGGCTGGTGACCATTGAAGACGTCCTGGAACAGATTGTGGGCGAAATCCAGGACGAATACGACCGGGAGGAAGCGGCTATCAAAAAAGTGGGCGACGACGTTCTGGTGGTCGATGCGGCACTCAGCTTGCGCGAGCTTGCCGACGATTATGAGATTGTGCTGCCACGCGGTGAGGGCTATGAGACGCTGGCCGGCTTTGTGCTGGATTGCCTGGGCAAAATCCCCAAGGGCGGGGAGAGCTTTGCCTACGAAGGCCGGGTTTACACCGTGGTGGATATGGATGGTCTCAGAGTGTCAAAGGTGAAGATTGAGAAACTTGGCAGCAAGGGCGACCGCCCCAGGGTAGCGCCCGGACGGCCCAAAGGAACCTCAGCGTAA
- a CDS encoding SAM-dependent chlorinase/fluorinase, translating into MAGKPIISITTDFSENDHFVGVMKGVILSINPDATIVDINHQVNSFDIFDGAYSLSQSYHVFPPGTIHLVVVDPGVGSERRPILVQSKDYRFVAPDNGVLSMVYEREERVEVRQVTAEHFFRKPVSNTFHGRDIFAPVAAWLSRGMELEKFGSVIDDFARFTSVRPKSQDASTIKGVTIKVDKFGNIITNIAPSDVPQIFGQDPPPFRIRINGREITRIHESFAAGEASELFAVVGSSGFIEICTNRGSAARALNVNRGAEVEVKLTAEPAETA; encoded by the coding sequence TTGGCTGGAAAACCGATCATTTCAATCACTACGGATTTTAGCGAGAACGACCATTTCGTAGGCGTCATGAAAGGCGTTATCCTCAGCATCAACCCCGACGCCACGATTGTTGACATCAATCACCAGGTGAATTCCTTCGACATTTTCGACGGCGCCTACAGCTTATCGCAGAGCTACCACGTCTTCCCACCCGGCACCATCCACCTCGTGGTGGTGGACCCGGGCGTAGGCTCCGAACGGCGCCCCATCCTTGTACAGTCGAAAGATTACAGGTTTGTGGCGCCCGACAATGGCGTGCTCTCGATGGTTTACGAGCGCGAAGAGCGCGTGGAAGTCCGCCAGGTGACCGCCGAGCATTTCTTCCGTAAGCCGGTCAGCAACACTTTTCACGGCCGGGATATTTTTGCGCCGGTGGCCGCCTGGCTCAGCCGCGGTATGGAACTCGAAAAATTCGGCAGCGTCATCGATGATTTTGCAAGATTCACTTCGGTCCGGCCCAAATCGCAAGATGCCTCCACCATCAAAGGTGTCACCATCAAGGTTGACAAATTCGGGAACATCATTACGAATATTGCACCCAGCGACGTCCCGCAGATTTTTGGCCAGGATCCGCCGCCCTTCCGCATCAGGATCAACGGGCGCGAAATCACTCGCATCCATGAATCCTTTGCAGCAGGCGAAGCGTCAGAACTTTTTGCCGTGGTCGGCAGCTCGGGGTTTATTGAAATTTGTACCAATCGCGGCTCGGCGGCCAGGGCGTTGAACGTCAACCGCGGAGCAGAGGTGGAAGTGAAGCTGACCGCTGAACCGGCCGAGACTGCCTGA
- a CDS encoding PadR family transcriptional regulator, giving the protein MNKRAQILPGTLDLLILKAVSLGPLHGYGILLRIGQISKGAFEIEQGALYPALFRLVGKGFLKAKWGISENSQRAKFYELTAAGRKRLREEIDDWQRLVAAIGTVLNTRPDEI; this is encoded by the coding sequence ATGAACAAACGCGCTCAAATACTTCCCGGGACACTCGATCTCCTGATCCTCAAGGCGGTTTCGCTCGGCCCTTTGCACGGCTATGGCATTCTCCTCAGAATTGGGCAGATTTCGAAAGGAGCGTTCGAGATCGAGCAAGGGGCGCTCTATCCCGCCCTGTTTCGGCTGGTCGGCAAGGGCTTTTTGAAGGCGAAGTGGGGCATATCGGAAAATAGCCAGCGAGCGAAGTTTTACGAGCTCACGGCGGCGGGCCGAAAACGGCTGCGGGAAGAAATCGACGATTGGCAGCGCCTGGTGGCTGCGATTGGGACAGTCCTCAACACACGCCCGGACGAAATATAA
- a CDS encoding ABC transporter permease, producing the protein MSLLSSVRTALDFLFRRPQVEREMEEEFRLHLRCRANDLERRGVSRVEAERQARMEFGGYQRYKEECREALGTRLLGGLVADARYGLRQLRRDRGFTVIAVLILGLGIGANVAVFSVVDTILLRPLPFREPARLVWIEGPPAEGGLSSMTYSGYAFKEYQERNRSLESVTAYMPFYGPSDYKLTGRGEPQPVSGVRVACNFFETLGVRPMLGRLFTPEECQKNGRPAVLLSYFFWKRQLSGDPAIAGQAIELNNNPVTVAGVLPPTFDFGSVFAPGTRMDIFVPAIMGEIADWGNTLLFIGRMKPGTTVAGTQAEANLLFPHLDFNPKHREWDFDRYRARAQSLKDHVSGKLRRSLIVLWSAVGLILLIVCVNLSNLELARAAARSKEFAMRTALGAGRRRLVRQLLTESLVLSIAGALLGLGFAFAITDYLAHQGSIALPLLSSLRVDGQALAWTLMIAVVSAVIFGLAPALKMSDKNIQATLKESGHGTSEGRKHERVRATLVVSEVALACVLLIGAGLLLRSFLRVLDVDLGFEPDHAAAIKVDYDDSGANDTQRADRRGAICEEMLRHIKSIPGIEAAGISDMLPLDRNRSWGLGAKGVEYNRKEFPEAFVYVVTPGYLPAMGIELREGRDFKWSDTATSGRVVILNEAAAKRLWPGQDALGRIAEIQMRDTRVIGVVSDVRETAVEESSGPEIYVPITQAGPVGAELVVRTALPPNALATSVMRVLRSLNPGQPAAEFRPIRQIVDHAISPRRFFVLLVSTFAALGLILALLGIYGVISYSVARRTQEIGIRMALGATQRHVLLGVLARTLRLALVGIAVGLTASFAAAQLIASILFETQPTDPATFAAMAVLLLAVAFAAGYIPARRASRIDPMIALRAE; encoded by the coding sequence ATGAGCTTACTGTCTTCGGTTCGCACGGCGCTTGATTTTTTGTTCCGGCGGCCGCAGGTCGAGCGGGAAATGGAAGAAGAGTTTCGCCTGCATCTGCGATGCCGGGCGAATGACCTGGAACGCCGGGGAGTATCCCGCGTGGAAGCGGAACGGCAAGCGCGGATGGAGTTTGGCGGATATCAAAGGTACAAGGAAGAGTGCCGCGAAGCGCTGGGAACACGGTTGCTCGGTGGGCTTGTCGCCGACGCGCGTTACGGCTTGCGGCAGTTGCGCCGAGATCGTGGCTTTACGGTGATTGCGGTCCTGATTCTGGGGCTGGGCATCGGCGCGAACGTTGCTGTCTTCAGCGTGGTGGACACCATTCTGCTGCGGCCGCTGCCGTTCAGAGAGCCCGCCCGCCTCGTGTGGATTGAAGGTCCGCCCGCGGAGGGAGGCCTTTCGAGCATGACCTATTCCGGATATGCATTCAAGGAATATCAAGAGCGCAACCGCTCGCTCGAAAGCGTGACAGCATACATGCCCTTTTATGGCCCTTCTGACTACAAGCTGACAGGCCGCGGCGAACCGCAACCCGTCTCGGGCGTGAGGGTGGCCTGCAATTTCTTTGAGACGCTTGGTGTTCGACCGATGCTCGGGCGGCTGTTCACGCCGGAAGAATGCCAGAAAAATGGCCGTCCGGCGGTCCTGCTCAGTTACTTTTTTTGGAAGCGCCAGCTTTCGGGCGACCCTGCGATTGCCGGCCAAGCCATCGAACTGAATAATAATCCGGTGACGGTCGCCGGAGTGCTCCCGCCAACTTTCGATTTCGGTTCGGTTTTCGCGCCGGGAACCAGAATGGACATCTTCGTCCCTGCGATCATGGGCGAAATTGCCGACTGGGGAAATACGCTCCTCTTCATCGGCCGCATGAAGCCGGGAACCACCGTAGCGGGGACGCAAGCTGAGGCCAACCTCCTATTTCCACATCTTGATTTCAACCCGAAGCACCGGGAGTGGGACTTCGACAGATACCGGGCCCGGGCGCAATCGCTAAAGGACCACGTCAGCGGCAAGTTACGCCGATCCCTTATCGTCCTGTGGTCTGCGGTAGGCCTGATTCTCCTCATCGTCTGCGTGAATTTATCGAATCTCGAGCTGGCGCGTGCGGCGGCACGAAGCAAGGAATTCGCCATGCGCACGGCGCTCGGCGCGGGACGGCGGCGGCTGGTCCGGCAATTGCTTACCGAAAGCCTGGTTCTTTCAATTGCGGGCGCGCTTCTCGGCCTGGGCTTTGCTTTCGCGATTACAGACTATCTGGCGCATCAGGGTTCCATCGCGCTGCCGCTGCTCAGCAGCCTGCGCGTGGACGGACAGGCGTTGGCATGGACACTCATGATTGCGGTGGTCAGTGCGGTTATCTTCGGTCTTGCGCCGGCCCTCAAGATGTCGGACAAAAACATCCAGGCGACGCTGAAAGAGTCCGGGCATGGAACAAGCGAGGGCAGGAAACACGAACGGGTGCGCGCAACCCTGGTGGTCTCGGAAGTCGCGCTGGCGTGCGTGTTGCTGATCGGAGCCGGGTTGCTGCTGCGCAGTTTTCTTCGGGTGCTCGATGTGGATCTGGGATTCGAGCCCGACCACGCAGCGGCGATCAAAGTGGATTACGACGATAGCGGAGCCAACGACACCCAGCGAGCAGATCGGAGGGGCGCAATTTGCGAGGAGATGCTCCGTCACATAAAGTCCATTCCCGGAATCGAGGCCGCTGGCATCTCGGACATGCTGCCGCTCGACCGCAACCGTAGCTGGGGGCTGGGGGCGAAAGGGGTCGAGTATAACCGGAAAGAATTCCCTGAGGCCTTCGTGTATGTCGTAACCCCCGGTTACCTGCCTGCGATGGGGATCGAACTGCGCGAGGGGCGCGACTTCAAATGGTCGGACACGGCTACGAGCGGTCGCGTGGTCATATTGAATGAGGCGGCGGCGAAAAGGCTCTGGCCCGGGCAAGATGCGCTGGGACGCATTGCCGAGATCCAGATGCGAGATACCCGAGTCATCGGCGTGGTTTCGGACGTTCGCGAAACGGCCGTTGAAGAATCATCCGGGCCTGAGATCTATGTGCCCATCACCCAGGCGGGACCGGTGGGGGCGGAACTGGTGGTGCGCACGGCGCTGCCTCCGAATGCGCTGGCCACGAGCGTGATGCGCGTGCTCCGTTCGCTGAATCCGGGGCAGCCGGCGGCGGAGTTTCGACCCATTCGCCAGATTGTGGATCATGCCATCTCGCCCCGCCGTTTCTTCGTGCTTCTCGTTTCGACGTTTGCGGCTCTGGGACTGATCCTCGCTTTGCTCGGAATCTACGGCGTGATTTCATACTCCGTTGCAAGGCGGACGCAGGAAATCGGCATTCGCATGGCGCTCGGCGCGACCCAGCGGCATGTGTTGCTGGGCGTCCTCGCGCGCACGCTGCGGCTCGCACTCGTAGGCATTGCCGTGGGGCTGACCGCATCGTTTGCGGCGGCGCAGTTGATTGCATCGATTCTCTTTGAGACGCAGCCGACTGATCCGGCAACGTTCGCAGCCATGGCAGTCCTGTTGCTTGCGGTTGCCTTTGCCGCCGGATATATCCCCGCGCGCCGGGCTTCCCGCATCGACCCGATGATTGCTCTCCGTGCTGAATAG
- a CDS encoding aldo/keto reductase, whose protein sequence is MLIQGYATPDGTERHRQRHADRLPGHYRQARGLCLSSIGLGTYLGDPTDEVDTRYAQTVVLGVRAGINVFDTAVNYRHMRSERAVGRAVSGLISSGIAQRDELLLATKGGFLAYDGEEPADPSAYFQARLVRTGLVKPEEIVAGCHTLSPRYLDHQIDVSRGNLGIETIDVYYLHNPETQLSEVAHEEFLRRLRMAVAVLEQAVADDKIRMYGAATWNGFRVQADSQEAISLEEILGVAREVGGQSHHFGAIQLPFNIAMPEALAANTQASNGGRAPLLHVTREHGLMVFSSATLLQGHLAGGLPAGLKQWIPGLATDAQRAIQFVRSTPGITCALVGMSRSEHLEENIATASRPPLSLAEYRKIFQK, encoded by the coding sequence GTGTTGATTCAAGGTTACGCAACTCCGGACGGAACCGAGCGCCACCGCCAGCGGCATGCCGATCGCCTGCCCGGGCATTATCGGCAGGCGCGCGGACTCTGCCTCAGTTCCATCGGCCTTGGAACTTACCTGGGCGACCCCACTGACGAAGTCGACACCCGATATGCGCAAACCGTCGTACTGGGGGTCCGTGCGGGAATAAACGTCTTCGACACCGCGGTCAATTACCGTCACATGCGCAGCGAGCGTGCCGTCGGGCGGGCTGTCTCGGGATTGATCTCCTCCGGCATTGCCCAGCGCGATGAACTCCTGCTGGCGACCAAGGGCGGCTTTCTAGCATATGATGGCGAAGAGCCTGCTGATCCATCCGCTTACTTCCAGGCGCGGCTTGTTCGCACCGGCCTTGTAAAGCCGGAAGAAATTGTCGCCGGCTGCCACACGCTTTCGCCACGATACCTCGATCATCAGATTGACGTCAGTCGCGGCAATCTTGGCATCGAAACGATTGACGTCTACTACCTTCACAACCCCGAAACCCAGCTCAGTGAAGTTGCACACGAAGAGTTCCTGCGGCGATTGCGCATGGCCGTCGCCGTTCTCGAGCAGGCTGTTGCAGACGACAAGATTCGCATGTACGGCGCTGCCACCTGGAACGGCTTTCGCGTGCAGGCAGATTCGCAGGAGGCCATCTCGCTCGAGGAAATTCTCGGGGTGGCGCGGGAAGTGGGAGGGCAAAGTCATCATTTCGGCGCCATACAGCTTCCCTTTAACATCGCCATGCCGGAGGCCCTGGCCGCGAACACCCAGGCTTCGAACGGCGGTCGTGCGCCGCTGCTCCACGTTACGCGCGAGCACGGCCTGATGGTCTTTTCGAGCGCCACGCTGTTGCAGGGCCACCTCGCAGGGGGCTTACCAGCCGGCCTTAAGCAGTGGATCCCGGGCCTGGCCACAGACGCTCAGCGGGCCATCCAATTTGTCCGATCCACTCCAGGAATTACCTGCGCGCTGGTGGGCATGAGCAGGAGCGAGCACCTCGAGGAAAACATCGCCACGGCTTCGCGGCCGCCGCTTTCACTGGCCGAATATCGCAAGATATTTCAAAAGTGA
- a CDS encoding universal stress protein, producing MYHKILVTLDTTPTDRAIIGHIKALAKVMHSRVALLHVADGWAARMYGPDAISPEVAQDKAYLDRVRAEFDAEGIPAEAALAYGDPASEIVKWVQQEGCDLVAMSTHGHRFVKDLLLGTTAPRVQHRISVPVLLLRAK from the coding sequence ATGTACCATAAGATCCTGGTAACCTTGGACACGACCCCCACGGACCGTGCCATTATTGGACACATCAAAGCCCTGGCCAAAGTCATGCACAGCCGCGTCGCCCTTCTGCACGTTGCCGACGGCTGGGCCGCGCGCATGTACGGACCCGACGCTATCAGTCCAGAAGTCGCGCAAGACAAGGCGTACCTGGATCGGGTCAGGGCTGAGTTCGACGCAGAGGGAATTCCGGCCGAGGCCGCGCTCGCCTATGGTGATCCGGCGAGCGAGATCGTGAAATGGGTCCAGCAGGAAGGCTGCGACCTCGTGGCCATGAGCACCCATGGGCATCGGTTTGTTAAAGATCTTCTCCTGGGCACGACGGCGCCGAGGGTCCAGCATAGAATCAGCGTCCCCGTTCTCTTGCTTCGCGCCAAATAG
- a CDS encoding Nramp family divalent metal transporter: MDQPKNKTEAAVQHPVRPDGAGVEARASQPSRSLSLEGLHGTVEVPSHEAGFWRSWWAFVGPAILVSVGYMDPGNWGTDLAAGADFKYGLLWVVALASLMAIFMQVISARLGVVTGMDLAQCCRDWYPRWSRIPNWLFCELAIAACDLAEVLGSAVAINLLFGIPLLWAVIITGCDVLILLGLQRFGMRTIEAVILLLIATMGICYFIEIFVLPQTRPSFIEMGSALFRPGLGQSGMVVLAIGIVGATVMPHNLYLHSALVQSRKLQKDDRSVRSGILFNTIDASVALTIAFFLNAAILVLAALVFYGKSSVIVPGEGLVSFTPDTDWIRVAYLTLAPLLGTALASTLFAVALLASGQSSTITGTLAGQVVMEGFMHWRIQPWLRRLVTRSLAIIPAILVIGVRGSGSVTDLLVLSQVVLALQLPFAMFPLLHFTSSRKRMGKWRNGWILMAVGWTSAAVITAMDLYGLPEALKSAWMVITGQ; this comes from the coding sequence ATGGACCAGCCGAAAAATAAGACGGAAGCAGCAGTTCAACATCCGGTTCGCCCGGACGGGGCAGGAGTTGAAGCTCGTGCGTCACAGCCCAGCCGTAGTCTTTCGCTCGAAGGCCTGCATGGCACCGTGGAGGTGCCTTCACACGAGGCGGGTTTCTGGCGGAGCTGGTGGGCGTTTGTAGGGCCGGCAATTCTGGTCAGCGTCGGCTACATGGATCCCGGAAACTGGGGTACCGACCTGGCAGCCGGGGCAGATTTCAAGTACGGCCTGCTGTGGGTAGTTGCCCTGGCCAGCTTGATGGCGATCTTCATGCAGGTGATTTCGGCACGGCTGGGCGTGGTCACCGGAATGGACCTCGCGCAATGCTGCCGCGATTGGTACCCGCGCTGGAGCCGAATTCCCAACTGGCTATTCTGTGAACTCGCCATCGCCGCGTGTGACCTGGCAGAGGTCCTGGGCAGTGCTGTCGCGATTAATCTCCTCTTCGGTATTCCGTTGCTCTGGGCGGTGATCATTACTGGATGTGATGTTCTGATTCTTCTCGGCCTGCAGCGGTTCGGGATGCGGACCATCGAGGCGGTGATCCTGCTGCTGATTGCAACCATGGGGATTTGTTACTTCATCGAGATTTTCGTGCTGCCTCAGACACGTCCAAGCTTCATCGAGATGGGTAGCGCGCTTTTCCGGCCCGGGCTTGGTCAAAGCGGCATGGTTGTACTTGCCATTGGCATCGTCGGGGCCACCGTGATGCCCCACAACCTGTATCTCCACTCGGCCCTGGTGCAGAGCCGAAAACTCCAGAAGGATGACCGCTCGGTCCGCAGTGGAATACTGTTTAATACCATTGACGCATCGGTTGCTCTGACCATCGCCTTTTTCCTGAACGCCGCTATCCTGGTGCTGGCGGCACTCGTCTTTTACGGCAAGAGCAGCGTGATCGTCCCAGGTGAAGGACTGGTATCGTTTACGCCTGACACGGACTGGATTCGCGTTGCCTATCTCACGCTTGCTCCCCTGCTCGGAACCGCTCTCGCCAGCACACTGTTCGCCGTGGCGCTGCTGGCCAGTGGACAGAGCAGCACCATTACCGGCACGTTGGCTGGGCAAGTGGTTATGGAAGGCTTCATGCACTGGCGAATCCAGCCCTGGCTCCGGCGCCTCGTCACCCGCTCGCTGGCCATTATCCCGGCAATTTTGGTGATTGGTGTTCGTGGCAGCGGCAGCGTCACTGACCTGCTTGTCCTCAGCCAGGTGGTGCTGGCTTTGCAGCTTCCTTTCGCCATGTTTCCTCTGTTACACTTCACAAGTTCCCGCAAACGCATGGGCAAGTGGCGAAATGGCTGGATTCTGATGGCGGTCGGCTGGACGAGCGCGGCAGTCATTACCGCAATGGACCTCTACGGGCTGCCCGAGGCGTTAAAGAGCGCCTGGATGGTGATTACCGGCCAATGA
- a CDS encoding metal-dependent transcriptional regulator, translating to MKLTISKEDYLKAIAEAEAEEGVAIAATIARWLEVTPPAVALALRRLRRDNLARVDRQGRIALTAEGRKVSDRLRFRHHLVERFLHEILGMEWYKIHEEAERLEHSVSEDLERKLIEKLGRDGVCPHGNQINKSARERRKLGLRQLWEAHPGSSVRVDSMHERDRKLLEYFDQLGIRPGVQIQISRRNYDGTLTLRLSRKSISLGEFAARKLWVSAVDTGAA from the coding sequence ATGAAACTGACCATATCCAAAGAGGACTACCTGAAAGCCATTGCGGAGGCCGAGGCGGAAGAGGGCGTCGCCATTGCAGCGACCATTGCGCGCTGGCTGGAAGTTACACCTCCTGCAGTGGCGCTGGCCTTGCGTCGCCTAAGGCGGGACAATCTTGCGCGCGTGGACCGCCAGGGCCGAATCGCGCTGACGGCAGAGGGTCGAAAGGTTTCTGATCGGCTGCGATTTCGTCATCACCTGGTGGAACGGTTTCTTCACGAAATCCTCGGGATGGAGTGGTACAAAATTCATGAGGAGGCGGAGCGTCTGGAGCATTCAGTTTCCGAGGACCTTGAACGGAAACTGATCGAGAAGCTCGGCAGGGACGGCGTCTGCCCGCACGGGAACCAGATTAACAAGAGCGCCCGCGAGAGGCGCAAGCTGGGTTTGCGGCAACTGTGGGAGGCGCATCCCGGATCATCGGTTCGCGTGGACAGCATGCACGAACGTGACCGCAAACTCCTTGAATATTTCGATCAACTGGGCATTCGTCCGGGCGTTCAGATCCAGATCTCAAGGCGAAATTACGATGGCACCTTGACGCTGCGCCTGAGCAGGAAGTCCATCAGCCTGGGCGAATTCGCGGCAAGGAAGCTTTGGGTATCTGCTGTCGATACAGGTGCGGCTTAA
- the ftcD gene encoding glutamate formimidoyltransferase, producing MQTIVECIPNFSEGEDRTKIESILHALIAGSDAYVLDTQMDVDHNRTVVTFVGSREAVGEAALRAIGRAGELIDLNKHRGVHPRIGATDVVPFVPIQGVDLSDCVEIARWVAQEAWRRFQIPTYLYEAAARDPRRKHLEYLRRGQFEQLRQEVRDNPDRRPDFGGADLHPTAGATAVGARSFLIAYNINLRSTDLNLARAIARKIRSSDGGLPEVKAIGVEVKALGAVQVSTNLTDFLTTSIMTVFDAVAAEAVHAGAAIKSSEIVGLVPRRAIEAIDITRLKLRNFGPRLVLENRLAELRRTLS from the coding sequence GTGCAAACCATTGTGGAGTGCATTCCTAATTTCAGTGAGGGAGAGGACAGAACCAAAATCGAGTCCATCCTCCACGCCCTTATTGCCGGCTCGGATGCGTACGTGTTGGATACCCAGATGGACGTCGATCACAATCGCACAGTGGTGACGTTTGTTGGCAGCCGCGAAGCGGTGGGTGAAGCGGCGTTGCGGGCCATCGGACGCGCCGGCGAACTGATTGACCTGAATAAGCACCGCGGCGTGCACCCCCGTATCGGCGCTACCGACGTTGTGCCCTTCGTGCCCATCCAGGGTGTCGATCTCAGCGATTGCGTTGAGATCGCACGGTGGGTTGCCCAGGAGGCCTGGCGACGTTTTCAAATTCCAACCTATCTTTACGAAGCGGCTGCCCGCGACCCTCGCAGGAAGCATCTTGAGTATCTAAGGCGCGGACAGTTTGAACAGTTGCGCCAGGAGGTCCGTGACAATCCCGATCGCCGGCCAGATTTTGGCGGGGCTGACCTTCATCCGACGGCGGGGGCCACGGCCGTTGGCGCGCGAAGCTTTCTGATCGCTTACAACATTAATCTCAGGTCCACTGATCTTAATCTGGCCAGAGCTATTGCCAGGAAAATTCGCAGTTCAGATGGAGGCCTCCCGGAAGTCAAGGCCATCGGCGTGGAGGTAAAAGCTCTTGGTGCGGTCCAGGTGTCCACCAACCTGACCGACTTTTTGACCACCTCCATCATGACGGTGTTTGACGCGGTCGCAGCGGAAGCCGTGCACGCAGGCGCTGCCATCAAAAGCAGTGAGATCGTCGGCCTCGTACCCCGCCGGGCAATTGAGGCCATAGACATCACGCGTCTCAAGCTGCGAAATTTCGGTCCTCGGTTGGTCCTGGAAAACAGGCTGGCGGAACTGCGGAGGACCCTGTCGTAG